The proteins below come from a single Pedobacter aquae genomic window:
- a CDS encoding NAD(P)H-binding protein, producing MKILLTGANGYIGTRLLPVLLENKHEIVCLVRDKRRFQQDNNWENQVEIITGDLLQEESLQEIPKDIDAAYYLVHSMSSTDFSDLEKLSAHHFIKALEKTNCKQIIYLTGIVNDENLSVHLKSRLGVEDILKTSHIAHTYLRAAIIIGSGSASFEIIRDLTEKLPVMIAPKWLKTRCQPIAIRDVLAYLHGVLGNSKAFNKTLDIGGPDILTYKQMLLLYAKERHIKRWIFTVPVLTPRLSSYWLNLVTSVNYSIASSLVESMRNEVICKDDEIKKIVTHECVSYQTALQLAFEKIEQNSIVSSWRDALNRGFLETSFMDQVKVPQNGTLAYKVKLDLNRDKNEVLQNIWAIGGKRGWYYLDWLWNLRG from the coding sequence ATGAAGATTCTACTAACAGGTGCTAATGGCTATATTGGAACCAGATTATTACCTGTGTTACTAGAAAACAAACATGAAATAGTTTGTCTGGTAAGAGATAAAAGGCGTTTCCAACAAGATAACAATTGGGAAAATCAGGTAGAAATCATCACCGGAGATTTACTTCAGGAAGAGTCTTTACAAGAAATCCCTAAAGATATAGATGCTGCTTACTATCTGGTTCATTCTATGAGCAGTACAGATTTTAGCGATTTAGAAAAACTATCTGCACATCATTTTATCAAAGCTTTAGAAAAAACCAACTGTAAGCAAATCATCTACCTCACAGGTATTGTTAATGATGAAAATTTATCAGTCCATCTAAAATCTAGATTAGGAGTAGAAGATATCCTAAAAACATCGCATATAGCGCATACTTACCTAAGAGCAGCTATTATTATTGGTTCTGGTAGTGCTTCGTTTGAGATTATTAGAGATCTAACAGAAAAGCTGCCTGTAATGATAGCGCCAAAATGGCTAAAAACCCGCTGCCAGCCCATTGCCATAAGAGATGTCTTGGCTTATTTACATGGTGTTTTAGGGAACAGCAAAGCATTTAATAAAACCTTAGATATTGGTGGGCCAGATATACTTACCTACAAGCAAATGCTTTTACTTTATGCAAAAGAAAGGCATATTAAACGTTGGATTTTTACGGTTCCGGTTCTTACACCCAGATTATCATCATACTGGCTAAACTTGGTAACATCTGTAAACTACAGTATCGCCAGTAGCTTGGTAGAAAGTATGCGTAATGAGGTGATTTGTAAAGATGATGAAATTAAGAAAATTGTTACGCATGAGTGTGTAAGCTACCAAACAGCTTTACAACTGGCCTTTGAAAAAATAGAACAAAACTCTATTGTATCTAGCTGGCGTGATGCCTTAAACCGTGGCTTTTTAGAAACCAGTTTTATGGACCAAGTTAAAGTACCACAAAACGGAACTTTAGCGTATAAAGTTAAACTCGACTTAAATCGGGATAAAAACGAAGTGCTTCAAAATATTTGGGCCATTGGCGGTAAAAGAGGCTGGTACTACCTAGATTGGCTTTGGAATTTAAGAGGTTGA
- a CDS encoding DUF2867 domain-containing protein: MIDKLAGGVGTRRGRRSDVSLNAGDAVDFWRVILADKKNARLLLYAEMRLPGEAWLEFKIIDRPTGSILSQVATFRPRGLWGRIYWWILWPFHYFIFNGMALNLMNYKDKVQ; the protein is encoded by the coding sequence TTGATTGATAAACTAGCTGGCGGTGTGGGCACTAGAAGAGGGAGAAGAAGTGATGTAAGTCTTAACGCTGGCGATGCTGTTGACTTTTGGCGTGTTATCTTAGCAGATAAAAAGAATGCTAGGCTTTTATTATATGCAGAAATGCGCTTACCCGGAGAAGCATGGCTAGAATTTAAAATTATTGATAGACCAACAGGAAGTATCTTAAGCCAAGTGGCTACCTTTAGGCCTAGAGGCCTTTGGGGCCGTATCTATTGGTGGATATTATGGCCTTTTCACTATTTCATTTTTAATGGAATGGCACTTAACTTAATGAATTACAAAGATAAAGTGCAATAA
- a CDS encoding CBS domain-containing protein: MKSVRKILNQKNNHLIKLSPNATVFEALQLMMDHNISAVLIADENLEGIFTERDYARKVVLQGKSSKEVKLKEVMTANLVTISPQDSVEYCMQIMTDRHIRHLPVLEFENLVGMVSIGDVVKFVIEDQKQTIQDLESYIKS, translated from the coding sequence ATGAAATCAGTAAGAAAAATCCTCAATCAAAAAAACAATCATTTGATAAAACTTAGTCCTAACGCGACTGTTTTTGAAGCGCTACAACTCATGATGGACCATAACATCAGTGCGGTTTTAATAGCTGATGAAAATCTAGAAGGAATTTTTACTGAAAGAGATTACGCCCGTAAAGTAGTACTGCAAGGCAAATCATCAAAAGAAGTTAAACTTAAAGAAGTGATGACTGCAAATTTGGTAACCATTTCTCCGCAAGACAGTGTTGAGTATTGTATGCAGATTATGACAGACAGGCATATACGCCATTTACCTGTTTTAGAATTTGAAAATCTGGTAGGTATGGTTTCTATTGGTGATGTTGTAAAGTTTGTTATAGAAGACCAAAAACAAACCATCCAAGATTTAGAAAGCTATATCAAGAGCTAA
- a CDS encoding DUF1731 domain-containing protein produces the protein MATSCTCFCFKTIVWRDEFSSFRKHPYGCKKIQDAGFKFKFPDIKSALKNIYE, from the coding sequence TTGGCTACCTCATGTACCTGCTTTTGTTTTAAAACTATTGTTTGGCGAGATGAGTTTAGTAGTTTTAGGAAGCACCCGTATGGATGTAAAAAAATACAAGATGCTGGCTTCAAATTTAAATTCCCTGATATTAAATCTGCATTAAAGAATATATATGAGTAA
- a CDS encoding cryptochrome/photolyase family protein, with protein sequence MSNSKISIFWFRRDLRLKDNAALYHALKGNHPVLPLFIFDEDILSKLEDKDDGRVTFIHQEIMKIREQLHGLGSSIIIKYGKPLEIWSSLLKEYDVAEVYTNHDYEPYAKERDKNLNQLFQQYQVLFKTFKDQAIFEKDEVLKDDGSAYVVFTPYKRKWFTQLKSYHYKPYPTEKYFNRLYQTQALASIALSDMGFIPSQLKFPEIAYTGALKGYGENRDYPAKDATSRISLHLRFGTISIRELVKNALDAKSEAWLNELIWRDFYFAIIWHFPHSATQAFRPEYDLIQWRKDEDAFKAWCEGKTGYPIVDAGMRELNETGFMHNRIRMVVASFLTKHLLLDWRLGERYFARKLLDFELSSNVGGWQWAAGSGVDAAPYFRIFNPYEQQKKFDKELVYIKKWVPEISDPFKYPKAIVDHKFARERCLKVYQEGLAKK encoded by the coding sequence ATGAGTAACTCTAAAATCAGTATCTTTTGGTTTAGAAGAGACCTTAGGTTAAAGGATAACGCCGCACTATACCATGCTTTAAAAGGTAATCATCCGGTTTTACCGCTATTTATTTTTGATGAAGATATACTTTCCAAATTAGAAGATAAAGATGATGGTAGGGTAACTTTTATTCACCAAGAAATCATGAAAATAAGAGAACAACTTCATGGTTTAGGCAGTTCAATCATCATCAAATACGGGAAACCTTTAGAAATTTGGTCGTCTCTTTTAAAAGAATATGATGTTGCTGAGGTTTATACCAATCATGATTATGAGCCTTATGCTAAAGAAAGAGATAAAAATTTAAATCAGCTATTTCAGCAGTATCAGGTTTTATTTAAAACCTTTAAAGACCAAGCTATCTTTGAAAAAGATGAAGTTCTTAAAGATGATGGTTCAGCTTATGTGGTGTTCACTCCGTATAAAAGGAAATGGTTTACTCAATTAAAATCTTACCATTATAAACCTTATCCAACAGAAAAATATTTTAATCGTTTATATCAAACGCAAGCGCTAGCCTCTATCGCTTTATCTGATATGGGCTTTATACCAAGTCAATTAAAATTTCCAGAAATAGCTTATACGGGTGCTTTAAAAGGATACGGAGAAAACAGAGATTATCCTGCAAAGGATGCAACTTCACGTATCAGTTTACATCTCAGATTTGGAACCATCAGCATACGCGAATTGGTAAAAAATGCTTTAGATGCTAAAAGCGAAGCTTGGTTAAATGAATTGATATGGAGAGATTTTTATTTTGCTATCATTTGGCACTTCCCACACTCGGCAACCCAAGCTTTTAGACCAGAGTACGATTTAATACAATGGCGTAAAGACGAAGATGCTTTTAAAGCTTGGTGTGAAGGAAAAACAGGCTACCCCATTGTAGATGCAGGCATGCGAGAGCTTAACGAAACTGGCTTTATGCATAACCGAATTAGAATGGTAGTGGCAAGCTTTCTTACTAAACATTTACTGTTAGACTGGCGTTTAGGAGAGCGCTATTTTGCCAGAAAACTTCTTGATTTTGAACTTTCTAGCAATGTTGGAGGTTGGCAATGGGCAGCAGGTTCTGGCGTTGATGCAGCACCTTATTTTAGGATTTTTAACCCTTACGAACAACAAAAAAAGTTTGATAAAGAGCTTGTTTACATAAAAAAATGGGTGCCAGAAATTTCAGACCCTTTTAAATATCCTAAAGCTATTGTTGACCATAAATTTGCTAGAGAAAGGTGTTTAAAAGTTTATCAGGAAGGCTTAGCTAAAAAATAA
- a CDS encoding LacI family DNA-binding transcriptional regulator, with the protein MSKVNLKQLAKELNLSVSTVSRALSNSHEISQETKEKVKYLAEKLNYQPNPHAMSLRSQKTKTIAVIIPELSNNFFALAIDGIESIMQTAGYQLLIYLSHEDQQKEVSIVNKLEGRVDGVLICMATETHDISHLRGLKEKKIPIVFFDRVSNKLNTVKVITNDIESAYKATEHLIARGAQRIAYISLSLNISVDQKRMQGCLKALEDHQYTGDKKRVLSCTINDEENYQLIKKMLSSPTRPDAIFTCVERLAITTYTVCRDLRLSIPVDVKVVTFSNMPAAALLSPPLTTISQPAYEIGKAAAQAILDALNKNIVELDDEKIILPSILIERAST; encoded by the coding sequence ATGAGTAAAGTTAATCTGAAGCAATTAGCTAAAGAATTAAACCTTTCTGTTTCAACTGTTTCAAGGGCTTTAAGTAATAGTCATGAAATTAGTCAGGAAACAAAGGAGAAAGTAAAGTATTTAGCAGAAAAATTAAATTATCAGCCTAATCCTCATGCAATGAGTCTCCGTAGTCAAAAGACTAAGACCATTGCTGTAATCATTCCAGAGTTATCAAATAATTTCTTCGCTTTAGCCATAGATGGTATAGAGTCTATCATGCAAACAGCAGGTTATCAATTGCTTATTTATTTAAGTCATGAAGATCAACAAAAAGAGGTAAGCATAGTTAATAAATTAGAAGGTAGGGTAGATGGCGTGTTAATTTGTATGGCTACAGAAACCCATGATATTTCTCATTTAAGAGGACTTAAAGAAAAGAAAATTCCTATTGTTTTTTTTGATAGGGTTTCTAATAAACTGAATACCGTAAAGGTTATTACCAATGATATAGAAAGCGCTTATAAGGCAACGGAGCATTTAATAGCAAGAGGAGCTCAAAGAATCGCTTATATATCACTATCGCTCAATATATCGGTAGATCAAAAAAGAATGCAAGGCTGTTTAAAGGCTTTAGAAGATCATCAATATACTGGAGATAAAAAGAGAGTTTTAAGTTGCACTATCAATGATGAAGAGAATTATCAGCTCATCAAAAAGATGTTATCCTCGCCTACTAGACCCGATGCTATATTTACTTGCGTAGAAAGATTAGCCATTACAACTTATACCGTTTGTAGAGATTTAAGGCTATCTATCCCTGTTGATGTGAAGGTGGTGACATTCTCTAATATGCCAGCAGCAGCATTATTAAGTCCGCCTTTAACTACCATATCACAGCCAGCTTATGAAATAGGCAAAGCCGCAGCCCAGGCTATATTAGATGCTTTAAACAAGAATATAGTAGAACTAGACGATGAGAAAATTATCTTACCGTCTATCCTAATAGAAAGAGCATCAACCTAA
- a CDS encoding PKD domain-containing protein: MKVKNKIFYILAAAILISGCEKDPNIEMTSLNKLGDEFYLGERVLMWASTEGEREDMTYEWKATGGSFDGFRTQNRFENVWIAPTTPGTYEVTATAKNGKSTSTKTTSMRVTQYFFDEFQNPTYMFRGNGWLQSNLVNSNSGSDFIPVISNANNPSLSTADIVASGTSAPNMRRLLNLAELKAPFSVKTKLGWKGFFRTGQAITISMLFVQPSRNTSRPHIREVRWSFNPTVNPTTTNNFQIRYEIFTPATGVAVFSGNTAGAFPTPDPLLNPSAGFTANSGRNAIFALANGQQKAFTFSLTSDYTFIAHVDGVEWFRSNGIKDWITKAKTQWPDFEDPIGREFRIAFPARANANETGTTIAVNSVYINNDGTILNTP, translated from the coding sequence ATGAAAGTTAAAAACAAAATATTTTATATTCTTGCAGCGGCAATATTGATTTCCGGTTGTGAGAAAGATCCAAATATAGAAATGACCTCTTTAAATAAACTTGGAGATGAATTCTATTTAGGAGAAAGAGTACTTATGTGGGCTTCAACAGAAGGAGAACGCGAGGATATGACCTATGAATGGAAAGCTACAGGTGGTTCTTTCGATGGTTTTAGGACGCAAAATCGTTTCGAAAACGTTTGGATAGCACCAACCACACCAGGAACTTACGAGGTTACTGCTACTGCAAAAAATGGAAAGTCTACATCTACTAAGACTACCTCTATGCGGGTAACGCAGTATTTCTTTGATGAATTTCAGAATCCTACTTACATGTTCAGAGGTAATGGTTGGCTACAATCAAACTTAGTTAACTCAAACTCAGGATCTGATTTTATTCCTGTAATTTCTAATGCTAATAACCCATCGTTAAGCACCGCAGATATTGTAGCAAGTGGAACTTCTGCTCCAAACATGAGACGACTGTTGAATCTGGCTGAACTTAAAGCGCCGTTTTCTGTAAAGACAAAACTTGGCTGGAAAGGTTTTTTTAGAACTGGTCAAGCAATTACCATTTCTATGTTATTTGTACAGCCATCAAGAAATACAAGCCGTCCTCATATAAGAGAGGTAAGATGGTCTTTTAACCCTACTGTTAATCCAACCACAACAAATAATTTTCAAATTAGGTATGAGATTTTCACCCCTGCTACCGGCGTAGCCGTTTTCAGTGGTAATACTGCTGGAGCTTTCCCAACTCCAGATCCTTTACTTAATCCTTCTGCTGGTTTTACAGCAAATAGTGGTAGAAATGCGATTTTTGCTTTAGCTAATGGGCAGCAAAAAGCATTTACTTTTTCTTTAACCAGTGACTATACATTTATAGCTCACGTTGATGGGGTAGAATGGTTTAGAAGTAATGGTATTAAAGATTGGATTACTAAAGCAAAAACTCAATGGCCAGATTTTGAAGATCCAATTGGCAGAGAATTTAGAATAGCATTCCCAGCAAGAGCAAATGCTAATGAAACTGGTACCACTATAGCCGTTAATAGTGTTTACATTAACAATGACGGGACTATTTTGAACACTCCATAA
- a CDS encoding RagB/SusD family nutrient uptake outer membrane protein: MKKINYIFLLLAALITGGTIGCNVIEKDPISSIEPEQFFQNRNDANAFMAGIYNSMQTTLRTNYFDWGEVRSDNVEPEGTGTAQAKLVNNALAANDNDLNAVTNWSDLYRTISLCNMAIEVFPGLIDRNLDNASPQYRDQLGQAYALRGLMYFYALRVWGRVPIVNEVVTRPDQQLYYPRAPIDSLKKQILSDIDKSLLSIGNTPNKYYIQRAAVFALKTDVHMWFQEYQAAVDASANVTGYSYISTPAQWKTIFVDPELSTETIFNLFWNSAERNNQGVGVCARLGSRSNTSNYRIRPGVVSTYYTRQINGRKADARLWLSIDTLQSPNLVQYDLLNEQYGKFMAINPVTNTFTYVNNNDCSVKLPIYRFADVMLLRAEALARLNRFTEALTILNAIRARVGFTVQAQRSDYTGSDEQVGIAIQRTILAERQLEFIGEGKRWFDLCRIGRMYDFTSTGYDYLRSVMNPILQGRVGAVAYDSDLNMGRILYPLNSDIINANPLLRGQQNPPYSE, from the coding sequence ATGAAAAAGATAAATTATATATTCCTTTTATTAGCTGCCTTAATAACTGGAGGTACTATTGGCTGTAATGTTATAGAAAAGGATCCTATATCATCAATAGAGCCAGAGCAGTTTTTTCAAAATAGAAATGATGCCAATGCTTTTATGGCAGGTATTTATAATTCTATGCAAACTACCTTGAGAACTAATTATTTTGATTGGGGCGAAGTTAGATCTGATAATGTTGAACCTGAAGGAACTGGTACTGCTCAAGCTAAATTAGTTAATAATGCTTTAGCAGCTAATGATAATGACTTAAACGCAGTTACGAATTGGTCTGACTTATATAGAACAATCTCTCTATGTAATATGGCTATAGAGGTATTCCCGGGATTAATAGATCGTAATCTTGATAATGCATCACCTCAATACAGAGATCAATTAGGACAAGCTTATGCTTTAAGAGGCTTAATGTACTTCTATGCTTTAAGAGTTTGGGGTCGTGTTCCTATTGTTAATGAGGTAGTAACAAGGCCAGATCAACAGCTTTATTATCCAAGAGCTCCTATTGATTCTTTGAAAAAGCAAATATTATCTGATATAGATAAATCTTTATTGAGCATAGGAAATACTCCAAATAAGTATTACATCCAAAGAGCAGCGGTTTTTGCTTTAAAAACGGATGTTCATATGTGGTTTCAAGAGTATCAAGCTGCTGTTGACGCTTCTGCAAATGTGACTGGATATTCTTATATATCTACACCAGCACAGTGGAAAACCATATTTGTAGATCCAGAATTATCAACAGAAACTATCTTTAATTTATTTTGGAATTCTGCTGAAAGAAATAATCAAGGTGTTGGCGTTTGTGCAAGGCTTGGCTCGAGAAGTAATACAAGTAATTATAGGATAAGACCTGGCGTTGTTTCAACTTATTATACCAGACAAATTAATGGAAGAAAAGCAGATGCTAGATTATGGTTGTCTATCGATACTTTACAATCACCCAATCTAGTTCAGTATGATTTACTAAACGAACAATATGGTAAGTTTATGGCTATTAACCCTGTTACAAACACTTTCACTTACGTTAATAACAATGATTGTAGTGTTAAACTTCCTATTTATAGATTTGCTGATGTAATGTTGCTTAGAGCAGAAGCTCTAGCAAGATTGAATCGTTTTACTGAAGCATTAACCATCTTAAATGCAATAAGAGCAAGAGTTGGATTTACAGTACAAGCACAAAGATCTGATTATACAGGTTCAGATGAACAAGTAGGTATAGCTATTCAAAGAACAATTTTAGCTGAACGCCAGTTAGAATTTATTGGTGAAGGTAAGAGATGGTTTGACTTATGCAGAATTGGTAGAATGTATGATTTTACAAGTACTGGATACGATTATTTGAGGTCTGTAATGAATCCAATTCTTCAAGGTAGAGTAGGTGCAGTAGCTTATGATTCTGATCTTAATATGGGTCGTATTTTATATCCATTAAATTCAGATATCATTAATGCAAATCCTTTATTAAGAGGTCAGCAAAATCCACCTTACTCTGAATAA
- a CDS encoding SusC/RagA family TonB-linked outer membrane protein, with protein MKKRVLLDFFQKLIFQKKLVLCLLVIPLMVASAYAQTISVSGVIKDEGGLPLPGVAVTVKGTTSGTMTNENGQFKLNAPATGVLQLKYLGFVSQEIAVNKRTAINVTLKEDISRLDEVVVIGFGTQTKRDNTGAISSVDAKTIEERVPVNIFDVLQGAAAGIRVATDSGAPGDESSINIRGVSSISPEGGLPIYVVDGILVDNINGISPNDIKSIEILKDAASAAVYGARSANGVILITTKQGESGKPQVRFSYTNSYSNLARKLPQANRLEREIFDQGTLPTRFGLYPVRNDSTAYGRNNDFDYQDLITQTGVRGQYDINISGGNENLRYFTGIQYLDNKGIILASQEQRATFRTNIDYKPSKKILFATRLTFGYTDANLINDGQVLSQTAQRPASQALYLPDGRPIFDNGGRKHPIEEARLRGNQRARYNGILGQIFEYNFNNALQLHLDGSATLNFNQNRTFISGFLNTSGVGSASESLGRTTRLQANAILRYTKTFNKDHTVTAQIASSLDNSLTRTVSVAGTNFVTESVNTLNAVALFNPGSTNSLGTTNGLLGFWTRVNYDYKKRYLFNAVLRRDASSRFGRENVWGNFPAFSAAWRFSDEKFMGWSKKFLTDAKFRATWGKQGTENLGDFASRNQLVFGNYFYNGVSGVVTNPLLGNPNIRWEEQTQSDIGLDLIFFGGRLSMEASYYQRITKDLISDTARDLPGELGRPDNVFLNAGTIRNRGLEVQLSGFPIRNTSKKISLNTTLNLGYNKNVITDLPGEEVVLNNLYIVREGEEAGRFFGYKALGVYAYNESNAYTEDFRTRLVPQFQRDAQGNVIFGRDFQPVLTGYTLPNGTPYTGVVTQLRTDGAIARAGDVIWENLPDANGVYNENISIEDRQILGSGIPKLTLGLNNSFNYKQFGISVFVFGSFGNKIYNSLARSNAQFSSVNVTPFPYVISNIWKYPGQVTDVYQRNNALNNSRPGNSYFLEEGSFIRLQTVRLTYQLPQKYSKVVFSKNLTLFAFSNNLATWTSYSGFDPEVGQRNVLEPGNDNGRFPKRREFGFGLNATF; from the coding sequence ATGAAAAAAAGAGTACTACTAGACTTTTTCCAAAAGTTAATTTTTCAAAAAAAGTTAGTGCTATGCTTGTTGGTAATACCTTTAATGGTAGCCAGCGCTTATGCACAAACTATTAGTGTATCTGGGGTCATCAAAGATGAAGGTGGATTACCTTTACCCGGTGTAGCAGTAACTGTTAAAGGAACTACCTCAGGTACCATGACCAACGAAAATGGTCAATTTAAGCTTAATGCACCAGCGACTGGTGTTTTACAACTAAAGTATCTGGGTTTTGTTTCTCAGGAGATAGCAGTTAATAAAAGAACGGCTATCAATGTAACCTTAAAGGAGGATATCAGTAGGTTAGATGAAGTTGTTGTTATTGGCTTTGGAACACAAACTAAAAGAGATAACACCGGTGCAATTAGCTCTGTTGATGCTAAAACTATTGAAGAGCGTGTACCAGTAAATATTTTTGATGTATTACAGGGTGCTGCTGCAGGTATACGTGTAGCAACAGATTCTGGCGCTCCCGGAGATGAATCATCAATCAATATACGTGGTGTATCGTCTATTTCTCCTGAAGGAGGTCTTCCTATTTATGTAGTTGACGGTATCTTAGTTGATAATATCAATGGTATAAGTCCTAATGATATCAAATCTATTGAAATCTTAAAAGATGCTGCATCGGCTGCTGTTTATGGTGCTAGGTCTGCAAATGGCGTTATTTTGATAACCACCAAACAAGGTGAATCTGGTAAGCCTCAAGTTAGGTTCTCTTACACAAATAGTTACAGTAATTTAGCTCGTAAGTTACCTCAAGCTAACCGTCTGGAAAGAGAAATTTTTGATCAAGGTACTTTACCTACTCGTTTTGGCTTGTATCCAGTAAGAAATGACTCAACAGCATACGGTCGTAATAATGATTTTGATTATCAAGATTTAATTACTCAAACAGGTGTAAGAGGTCAATATGACATCAACATCAGTGGAGGTAATGAAAATTTAAGATATTTCACAGGTATTCAGTATCTTGATAACAAAGGTATCATCCTAGCTTCTCAGGAACAAAGAGCTACTTTTAGAACAAATATTGATTATAAGCCAAGTAAGAAGATATTATTTGCTACAAGATTAACATTTGGTTATACCGATGCTAATTTAATTAATGATGGCCAGGTATTATCACAAACGGCACAAAGACCAGCTTCTCAAGCTTTATATTTACCAGATGGAAGACCTATTTTTGATAATGGAGGTCGTAAGCATCCAATTGAAGAAGCTAGGTTAAGAGGAAATCAAAGAGCTAGATATAATGGTATTTTAGGTCAGATATTTGAATACAATTTCAATAATGCTCTTCAATTACATTTAGATGGTTCTGCAACATTAAACTTCAATCAAAATAGAACCTTTATTTCGGGTTTCTTGAATACTTCAGGTGTTGGTAGTGCTAGCGAGAGTTTAGGTAGAACTACTCGTCTACAAGCTAATGCGATTCTTAGATACACCAAAACATTTAATAAAGATCATACTGTAACAGCACAAATAGCTTCTTCATTAGATAATTCTCTTACCAGAACGGTATCTGTTGCAGGAACAAACTTTGTTACAGAAAGTGTAAATACTTTAAATGCTGTAGCTTTATTTAATCCTGGAAGTACAAACTCATTAGGAACTACTAATGGTTTATTAGGTTTCTGGACTAGGGTAAACTATGACTATAAAAAAAGATACTTATTTAATGCAGTTTTAAGAAGAGATGCTTCTTCTCGCTTTGGTAGAGAAAATGTATGGGGTAATTTCCCAGCTTTTTCAGCTGCTTGGAGATTTAGTGATGAAAAATTCATGGGCTGGTCTAAAAAATTCTTAACTGATGCTAAATTTAGAGCAACCTGGGGTAAGCAGGGAACAGAGAATTTAGGAGACTTTGCATCTAGAAATCAACTTGTATTTGGTAATTACTTTTATAATGGTGTTAGTGGTGTAGTTACCAATCCATTATTAGGTAACCCTAATATCCGTTGGGAAGAACAAACGCAATCAGATATAGGTTTAGATTTAATATTCTTTGGAGGAAGACTTTCTATGGAGGCTTCTTATTACCAAAGAATTACTAAAGATTTAATTTCTGATACGGCTAGAGATCTTCCAGGAGAGCTTGGAAGACCCGATAACGTATTCTTAAATGCTGGTACAATCAGAAACAGAGGTTTAGAGGTTCAATTATCTGGTTTCCCAATCAGAAATACTTCTAAAAAGATTTCATTAAATACTACTTTAAACCTTGGGTATAACAAAAACGTAATTACTGATTTACCTGGTGAAGAAGTAGTTTTAAACAACCTTTATATTGTTAGAGAAGGCGAAGAAGCAGGTAGATTTTTTGGATACAAAGCTTTAGGTGTTTATGCTTATAATGAGTCTAATGCTTATACTGAAGATTTCAGAACAAGACTTGTTCCTCAGTTCCAAAGAGATGCACAAGGTAATGTGATCTTTGGTAGAGATTTTCAACCTGTTTTAACTGGTTATACTCTTCCTAATGGTACTCCATATACAGGAGTTGTTACGCAATTAAGAACAGATGGTGCTATTGCAAGGGCAGGAGATGTAATTTGGGAGAATTTACCAGACGCAAATGGTGTTTATAACGAAAATATTAGTATTGAGGATAGACAAATTCTAGGTTCAGGTATTCCTAAATTAACATTAGGTCTTAACAATAGCTTTAATTACAAGCAGTTTGGTATTTCTGTATTTGTATTCGGAAGTTTTGGAAACAAAATCTACAACAGCTTAGCAAGAAGTAATGCTCAGTTTAGTTCGGTTAACGTAACACCTTTCCCTTATGTTATTTCTAATATTTGGAAATATCCTGGTCAAGTTACTGACGTTTATCAAAGAAATAATGCTTTAAATAACTCTCGCCCAGGTAATAGTTACTTCTTAGAGGAGGGTTCATTTATTCGTTTACAAACTGTAAGATTAACCTATCAGTTACCACAGAAATACTCTAAAGTAGTATTTAGTAAGAACTTAACCTTGTTCGCATTTAGCAATAATTTAGCTACATGGACTAGTTATTCAGGTTTTGATCCTGAGGTTGGCCAAAGAAATGTTCTTGAGCCGGGTAACGATAATGGTAGATTTCCAAAGAGAAGAGAGTTTGGATTTGGTCTTAATGCAACATTTTAA